A stretch of Strix aluco isolate bStrAlu1 chromosome 16, bStrAlu1.hap1, whole genome shotgun sequence DNA encodes these proteins:
- the TNNI2 gene encoding troponin I, fast skeletal muscle, with translation MLQLAATEIEKEAAAKEVEKQNYLAEHCPPLSLPGSMQELQELCKKLHAKIESVDEERYDTEVKLQKTTKELEDLSQKLFDLRGKFKRPPLRRVRMSADAMLRALLGSKHKVCMDLRANLKQVKKEDTEKEKDLRDVGDWRKNIEEKSGMEGRKKMFEAGES, from the exons ATGCTCCAGCTTGCTGccactgaaatagaaaaagaagcaGCTGCTAAAGAAGTGGAGAAGCAAAATTACCTGGCAGAGCATTGCCCTCCTCTGTCGCTCCCAGGATCCATGCAGGAACTTCAG GAGCTGTGCAAAAAGCTTCATGCCAAGATAGAGTCAGTGGATGAGGAGAGATATGACACAGAGGTGAAGCTACAGAAGACTACCAAGGAG CTGGAAGACTTGAGCCAGAAGCTCTTTGACCTGCGGGGCAAGTTCAAGAGGCCACCCCTGCGCAGGGTGCGCATGTCCGCTGATGCCATGCTGCGGGCCCTGCTGGGCTCCAAGCACAAGGTCTGCATGGACCTCCGAGCCAACCTGAAGCAAGTCAAGAAGGAGGACACCGAGAAG gAGAAGGACCTCCGTGATGTTGGTGACTGGAGGAAGAACATTGAGGAGAAGTCTGGCATGGAGGGCAGGAAGAAGATGTTTGAGGCTGGCGAGTCCTAA